A stretch of the Leptidea sinapis chromosome 17, ilLepSina1.1, whole genome shotgun sequence genome encodes the following:
- the LOC126969131 gene encoding pre-mRNA-splicing factor CWC25 homolog translates to MGGGDLNSKKSWHPSTLKNQERVWKAEQAAAEEKKRILELQHERAEEKDRDELNSLVRKNFSVEKNLDDKRLDWMYNKPEKQVQQEEYLLGRAIGKSYDQSGKSDQPEIPAVARRVVGSSMITAASDVQVDLARKLREDPLLLVQERERAARAALLNNPVQRRRLTELLRKEQEANSQKKAKKKHKKKDKDLDNILAAKLNALGSDKIDLSKLLESDDSSDESSSSHEKSKKKKKKKKSKKESKEKKKDKKKSKHKTENDESDKSRKRKSSDFENESRDEQYSKKQKRDVSDDYNKCSSSSKPSKYNERDFKKPHSDKGSERRYGLETFGDKQRSHYKDRKEYTTTDDKTKTDHRSSKKIGLSAEEKAARLAEMAAAGAEREVQRGRKVAAQLAEKEIEEKLSNSRLPARSEARALPDSLESRIHSNRHYIQRDKRQMNENFARR, encoded by the exons ATGGGTGGAGGTGACCTG aatTCAAAAAAATCATGGCACCCGAGTACATTAAAGAATCAGGAACGTGTTTGGAAAGCAGAACAGGCTGCAGCAGAAGAGAAAAAAAGAATTTTGGAGTTACAACATGAACGAGCAGAGGAAAAGGACAGAGATGAACTTAATAGTTTAGTGCGAAAGAATTTCAGTGTAGAGAAAAACTTGGATGATAAACGTCTGGACTGGATGTATAAT aaaccagaaaaacaagtTCAGCAAGAGGAATATTTACTTGGTAGAGCTATTGGAAAAAGCTATGATCAATCTGGGAAATCTGATCAACCGGAGATTCCTGCTGTTGCACGAAGAGTAGTTGGTTCCAGCATGATAACAGCAGCAAGCGATGTTCAGGTTGATCTAGCTCGCAAACTCCGTGAGGATCCATTACTGTTGGTCCAGGAGAGAGAGAGGGCAGCACGAGCAGCATTACTAAATAATCCAGTCCAAAGGCGTCGACTTACTGAGCTGCTGCGTAAAGAGCAG gaAGCAAACAGCCAAAAAAAAGCtaagaaaaaacacaaaaagaaGGACAAAGACCTTGATAATATATTAGCTGCAAAATTAAATGCCTTAGGTTCAGACAAGATAGATTTGTCAAAACTTTTAGAATCTGATGACTCTTCAGATGAGTCTTCTTCAAGTCATGagaaatcaaagaaaaaaaagaagaaaaagaaatccAAAAAAGAATCTAAAGAGAAGAAGAAAGATAAAAAGAAGTCTAAACATAAAACAGAAAATGATGAATCTGACAAGAGTAGGAAACGGAAGAGTAGTGATTTTGAGAATGAGTCTAGAGATGAACAGTATAGCAAAAAACAGAAGAGAGATGTGTCAGATGACTATAATAAATGCAGTTCCTCTTCAAAACCTAGTAAATATAATGAAAGAGACTTTAAAAAACCTCATAGTGATAAAGGGTCAGAGAGACGGTATGGTCTTGAGACATTTGGTGATAAGCAGAGATCACATTATAAAGATAGAAAGGAATATACGACTACtgatgataaaactaaaactgatcacagaagcAGCAAAAAAATTGGTTTGAGCGCAGAAGAAAAAGCAGCAAGATTGGCGGAAATGGCAGCTGCTGGCGCAGAAAGGGAAGTCCAAAGAGGACGTAAAGTGGCAGCACAGTTGGctgaaaaagaaatagaggagAAGTTATCAAATTCACGTTTACCAGCTCGAAGTGAAGCCAGAGCCTTGCCTGACTCTCTCGAGAGTAGAATTCACTCAAACAGACATTATATCCAAAGGGATAAAAGACAAATGAATGAGAACTTTGCCAGAaggtga
- the LOC126969129 gene encoding E3 ubiquitin-protein ligase lubel-like, giving the protein MYLPLDNKNLAFEQEQYEHFSENNDAKHNIYGENIDLINNITSFPPDENLMKISLSDNHLSPHIKNNENEKQRRVDIFDFIQSENDFIEAYNALTRLSPLPNIDKQSDTIKGNKIDINLFSHKIQNEREFQHIENDKQETISMKSLKSGDRNKSEQSNISTDNKTIISKKVEPTKSNDQDSEPILNVNESKPSNLSAMVDNTQKIIQQMKEEIKYDINDSKSSSLSSNSSCSNSEMSMESSYGESNHETDELSSDENIDSNKKFNVNITNMTQEISTSSEDYEQFEEAIDYLETPVIKSDEFEMSNFKLLDSLARGLQISEITTLDSKDLENLNVRSESQSDNNLESFSNHSNSPNQSLVNTNSHCETENDLGTNQTEGRRDTTTFIDDKVLVRQNSQSLVSSSSISQTKQSKQENLNKISDITSVNRFSIVNSFEEIYDQLTGEIENSNNGKCVNKTSQKHTDELPAIISTPYVKQIINFIHYIPEKPLKFVSTQFKYPISSAVSEYQYKAIDIPSQIKNTDETEKVTPSNINEKNFQYTDDGSIFDTYTNGKTPITVSINHNTNTDIHNDLEVANELAQESIKDDAISQVQQEKRKVSPDKTKQQANKGSNIPVLIKAKVTNKKNYKNDKPALSKLPVRRPSLKQYPAPSPPKTHFGDVQNGNVKQLQTRLFNPKPNNTDSEASTSTAIIKQKAPPPPTNSDQHSDTIYKEKQHFFRETCRTEDEWTDSDSDREIISPQIIKDSTPTPEYQPPPPHTMRRVSGQLVDLAKIRLPEGSPERQARMLLAEGATETWEQAQLAVDLIARGTEAPVALLAALECIDLKTALAYLNQNCELCAANYPEHEMVSMLRCPHRCCRECAHHYFTVQITERSIVDCVCPYCKEPELENLDEDAWVDYFAHLDILLKTLLEVDVHELFQRKLRDRTLARDPNFRWCIECSSGFIVHPKHKKLRCPECKSVTCAACRKPWTANHEGISCEQYAVWLDDNDPERSLAAVNQHLKENGLECPRCRFKYSLSRGGCMHFTCTQCKYEFCYGCGKPFMMGARCGLSEYCAKLGLHAHHPRNCLFYLRDKEPRELQTLLQMNNVTYETVAPEGTGPRCPIQLQRETPTGLIDTTCGSEVLPNQAGLCKNHYLEYLSRLVRSKSVDPLPILGVDDLETLVRRAALRPPPRPYGSLDGLYKRGLIEIVKEKIPLD; this is encoded by the exons ATGTACCTACCAttagataataaaaacttaGCTTTTGAACAAGAGCAATATGAGCATTTCAGTGAAAATAATGATGCAAAACACAATATCTATGgtgaaaatattgatttaataaataatattacatcctTTCCGCCTGACGAAAACCTAATGAAAATTTCGTTATCTGACAATCATCTGTCACCTCatataaaaaacaatgaaaatgaaaaacaaagacGTGTAGACATATTCGATTTCATTCAATCGGAAAATGACTTTATAGAAGCATACAATGCACTGACACGGTTGAGCCCATTGCCTAATATTGATAAGCAAAGTGATACTATAAAGGGCaataaaatagatattaatttattctcaCATAAAATTCAAAACGAAAGAGAATTTCAACACATCGAAAATGATAAGCAAGAAACCATATCCATGAAGTCTCTCAAATCAGGTGACAGAAATAAAAGTGAACAGTCAAATATTTCCACTGATAATAAAACCATTATTAGCAAGAAAGTTGAACCTACAAAAAGCAATGATCAAGATAGTGAaccaattttaaatgttaatgaGTCAAAACCTAGTAATTTGAGTGCCATGGTCGacaatacacaaaaaataattcaacaaatgaaagaagaaattaaatatgatatcaaTGATTCGAAGTCATCATCTCTATCAAGTAATAGTAGCTGTAGTAATTCTGAAATGTCAATGGAATCCAGTTACGGTGAATCAAATCATGAGACGGACGAGTTGTCGTCCgatgaaaatattgatagtaataaaaaatttaatgtcaatattacaaacatgaCTCAAGAAATATCAACAAGCTCCGAGGATTATGAACAATTCGAAGAAGCAATAGATTATTTGGAAACACCTGTAATCAAATCTGATGAATTTGaaatgtcaaattttaaattattagacTCTCTAGCTCGTGGTCTACAAATATCTGAAATAACGACTCTTGATAGCAAAGATTTAGAAAACTTAAATGTTCGATCAGAAAGCCAGAGTGATAATAATCTGGAATCCTTTTCAAATCACAGTAACTCACCGAACCAATCATTAGTCAATACAAATTCACATTGCGAAACCGAAAACGACCTTGGGACAAACCAAACTGAAGGTCGTAGAGATACAACAACTTTTATTGACGACAAAGTATTAGTAAGGCAGAATTCCCAGTCATTAGTTTCATCCAGCTCAATTTCACAAACAAAACAATCGAAACAAgagaatttgaataaaatatcagATATTACAAGCGTCAATAGATTCTCAATTGTTAATTCTTTTGAAGAAATTTATGATCAACTGACAGGTGAAATTGAAAATAGCAACAACGGCAAATGTGTTAACAAAACGTCACAAAAGCACACGGATGAGCTACCGGCTATAATATCAACTCCTTacgtaaaacaaataataaattttatacattatataccTGAAAAGCCCCTAAAATTTGTATCTACTCAATTTAAATATCCTATTTCAAGTGCTGTATCCGAATACCAATATAAAGCCATTGATATACcatcacaaataaaaaataccgatgaaACAGAAAAAGTTACACCGTCAaacataaatgaaaaaaattttcaatacaCAGACGATGGCTCTATATTCGATACTTACACAAACGGAAAAACTCCTATCACCGTTAGCATCAACCATAATACTAATACAGATATCCACAATGACTTAGAGGTTGCAAATGAATTAGCCCAAGAAAGCATTAAAGATGATGCTATTTCTCAAGTACAGCAGGAAAAAAGAAAGGTCAGCCCGgacaaaacaaaacaacaagCCAATAAAGGATCTAATATACCCGTGTTAATTAAAGcaaaagtaacaaataaaaaaaattataaaaacgatAAACCAGCACTGTCTAAGCTACCGGTCCGTAGACCATCACTAAAACAATACCCAGCACCATCGCCACCTAAGACCCACTTTGGTGACGTACAAAATGGTAATGTGAAGCAATTACAGACCCGTTTATTTAATCCAAAACCTAATAATACTGATTCCGAAGCTTCCACTTCTACagcaataattaaacaaaaagcaCCTCCTCCACCAACAAATTCAGATCAACATTCAGACACGATCTATAAAGAAAAGCAGCATTTTTTCCGTGAAACATGTCGGACTGAAGATGAGTGGACTGATAGTGATTCTGACAGAGAAATTATATCAccacaaataataaaagatagTACTCCCACGCCCGAGTACCAACCTCCGCCTCCGCATACGATGCGTCGTGTATCTGGTCAATTAGTTGATCTTGCTAAAATTCGATTGCCAGAGGGGTCTCCAGAG AGGCAAGCTCGTATGCTTCTAGCGGAAGGTGCAACTGAAACTTGGGAACAAGCTCAACTTGCTGTTGATCTAATAGCAAGGGGTACTGAAGCACCTGTCGCACTTTTAGCTGCACTTGAATGCATAGACCTCAAAACAGCCCTAGCGTATCTGAATCAGAACTGCGAGCTATGTGCAGCTAACTATCCTGAACATGAG ATGGTTTCCATGTTACGCTGCCCTCATAGGTGTTGTCGTGAATGTGCCCATCATTACTTTACTGTGCAAATAACAGAACGAAGTATTGTGGACTGTGTTTGCCCATATTGCAAAGAACCAGAACTAGAAAATTTGGATGAAGACGCTTGGGTAGACTACTTCGCTCATCTGGATATATTACTTAAAACATTACTAGAAGTTGATGTTCATGAGTTGTTTCAGCGAAAG TTAAGAGATAGAACTCTTGCCAGGGACCCTAATTTCCGTTGGTGTATTGAATGTTCCTCGGGATTTATCGTTCATCCAAAACACAAAAAATTGCGATGTCCTGAATGTAAATCTGTCACTTGTGCTGCATGTAGAAAACCG TGGACTGCTAATCATGAGGGAATATCATGCGAACAATATGCTGTATGGCTGGACGATAATGACCCGGAACGATCACTAGCCGCCGTGAACCAACATTTAAAGGAAAATGGCTTGGAGTGTCCCAGATGTCGATTTAAATATTCACTGTCaag ggGAGGATGCATGCATTTTACCTGTACGCAATGTAAATATGAATTTTGCTACGGGTGTGGAAAACCGTTCATGATGGGCGCCAGATGTGGCTTGAGCGAATATTGCGCCAAGTTGGGCTTACACGCACACCATCCCCGAAACTGTCTTTTTTATCTGCGAGACAAAGAACCGCGTGAACTACAAACTTTACTACAG ATGAACAACGTGACTTATGAAACGGTGGCTCCGGAAGGCACTGGCCCACGTTGTCCCATACAACTGCAGCGTGAAACTCCTACAGGACTTATTGACACTACATGCGGCAGTGAAGTTCTACCTAATCAAGCCGGGCTATGCAA GAACCATTACTTGGAGTATTTGAGTCGTTTGGTGCGGAGCAAGTCAGTGGACCCGCTGCCGATATTGGGTGTGGACGACTTGGAAACATTGGTGCGCCGAGCTGCCTTGAGGCCCCCGCCGCGACCCTACGGCTCGCTCGACGGCCTCTACAAACGAGGCCTAATAGAG ATCGTCAAAGAGAAGATTCCTCTGGACTGA